In Nostoc edaphicum CCNP1411, the sequence GGAGGATATCGGTTTTAGCCTAAGCTTGTTTGTTAATATTATAGATATGTGCTGGGCTTCCAGTGTTGATTCAAATTTGCACGTACTATCATCTTTAAGAAACTACAGTCCCTTAAGGGGCGCTTATTGTAACAAAAGATGAAATATGCATCTTAGATTTCTCTAAGATTTGGCAAAGGATGCCTTATTGAAGCCGTTAGCGGTTTCAATAAAGTTTTCTTTCTTATACAAATTAATTGGCTGGATGAGTATCAAATCTTCCGGTTCTTATACAAGCCTACGGGCAATACACAAAGCAATAAGTGTCTGTAATCCTTGTTTATCCAACATCAAGGAAATTATTTTCTCCACATATTTTCTCACCAAAATGATACTTATAATACATTAGCGTGCCTAATTTTCAAAAAGCCTATAGTAAGCTACTTTCTATGATTAGCTTTTGTGATAATAGGCTAGTATTTGGTCAAGCCTAGACAAAATATTTATTTCTAATAACTATCAATATGAAATCCTCAGTATATCGTAACGTCGGTGTTACCGCTTCTTGCTTGGGACTGCTTGTTGCTCTGGTGGGATACTTTGGAGTTAGCATATCCTTTGAGTCTACAAACCCAGATACATCTTCACAACTGCCAACTGAAACTCAAGAGTGGGAAGCAACTTCTGTTTCACCTGAAAAAAGTATTTCCGCTAACCTATCTACTCCAGCAACGACTCCAACCAATCAAGTAGAACAAAGTAGTAAAGAGAATACTTATCCTGTCTTGGCAGAGCGTGATAAATCAACTAGCATTGCCAAGGAACAAGGGACTTTGCGGATGAGCAATCAAACAAATCAGCCTGTACGGCTGGCTCTACTGGCGCGACAGTCAGTAGCAAAAGGCTCTAGTAGTAAACAAGCTAACTATGATCTACCGGCACATTGGGATTTTGCTCCCCAAGAAGGTAGTGAGAAGGGATTGGTTCTATCCTTACCTCAGAATAATTTAAAGCTGGAGAAAGGGGATATTTTAGTTGCTTTTGCACAAGATGGTTCCCGTCGTTACTGGGGCCCTTATGTTGTCGGCGAAACTCAATTACCTAAATGGAATTCCCAAAACAGAGAATGGCAACTAGTACTGAGTCAATAAATGCGGTAGCGGCGCGTTGCGCCAGTGCTAAGTAGTAAAAATGTTAAATTTTAAGTTTATAACTCAGTATTTAACACTTGTTTTGTTGAAGAAGAACAAAATATAGATAATCAACGACTATTGATTAGTGATTGTTGACTATTGACTAAATGAGAATGAAATTGAGTGTTAATCGCACTGTTGATCAGTGGTTCAACAAAATAGGAAAGAATCCAGCCCTTGGTCTAACTGTGTCGATTTTGTGGTTGATGGTGGTTGGCTGGATAGCTTTTGGGTGGAATTTGGGCAACATTGGCTTGATTGATGAGACAGAGCCGTTGTTTGCCGAAGCTTCTCGCCAGATGTTCGTCACAGGTGATTGGATTACCCCATTTTTCAATGGTGACACTCGTTTCGATAAACCTGCTTTAATTTATTGGTGTCAGGCGATCGCATATTACATTATTGGTGTAAATGAGTGGGCAGTACGTCTCCCTTCTGCGATCGCAGCTTTCGGCTTAGTTTGTTTGGCTTTTTACACCGTACACTGGTACTTGGGTAAACAAGACGAATTAGAACAAGTTTCACGTCCTACTCGCCGCTACTCAACATCTTTCATGGCCGCAGCGCTTATGGCGCTCAATGGCGAAACTATTATTTGGGCGAGAATCGGCGTCTCTGATATGCTGCTCACCGGATGCATGGCATCAGCTTTGTTATGTTTCTTTCTAGGGTATGCGGGGAAGGGAGGGAGCAGGGAGCAGGGAGCAGGGGGAGCAGGGGGCAGGGAGCAGGGAGAAAGGGAGAAGAGTTTTCCCCTCTTCCCCCCGCACCCCGCCCCTCTGCCTCTTTTCAATGCCCAATCCCCAATGCCCCATGCCCTATTCCCTAATAAGTGGTACTTAGCATTTTATGTACTGATTGCTGGCGCAATTTTAACTAAAGGGCCAGTGGGAATTGTTTTACCAGGGTTAATTATTGTCGCCTTTTTGCTGTATGTAGGAAAGTTCCTAGAGGTGTTGCGGGAAATGCGCGTCCTCGTGGGTATACTGATAATTCTCGGTTTGTCAGTGCCCTGGTATGCTTTAGTAATTTGGCGCAATGGCTGGAATTTCATTAATGCCTTTTTTGGTTATCACAACCTAGAACGCTTTACAGAAGTAGTTAATGGTCACTCAGCACCTTGGTATTTTTACTTCTTGGTGGTGCTGTTGGGTTTTGCTCCATACTCCGTGTATTTACCAGCCTCTATAGTAAGATTAAAGTTTTGGCAGCGATCGCATTGGAGTTCCCAAGAACGTTTTCAGCAATTTGGTTTATTTGCGTGGTTCTGGTTTGCTGGCATCTTTGGCTTTTTCAGCATTGCTGTCACCAAACTTCCTAGCTACGTATTGCCTTTAATGCCAGCAGCAGCAATCCTGGTAGCCCTGTTATGGAGCGACCTTTTCCAAGATAAGGATACACGGCAAACAATTTCTGTTTCTTCCTCTCCCACTCCTCCCATCTCCTTGTCTTTTCTGCGAGTGAGTGGTTGGGTGAATGTAATATTTTTATCAGTTCTGTCAACAGCACTGTTTAACATAACTCAGATATTAGGTAGCGATCCAGCTATAACTAACTTCCACGAACTAATTAAACAATCTGGTTTACCAGTAATCGCTGGTGTAATTTGGCTTGTTTGTGCAGTTGTAGTTGCAGGGTTACTATTGAGTCGCCGCTGGAACTACATTATCGGTATTAACTTGCTGGGGTTTGTGGCGTTTTTGATTTTTGTTTTAACACCTGCTTCGTTCTTTATTGATCGAGAACGTCAATTACCCTTAAGGGAGTTGTCTGCCGTCATTTTAGAAGCAAAACAACCAAATGAAGAATTGATCATGCTTGGCTTCAAAAAGCCTAGTGTGGTATTTTACAGCAACATCCACATAAATTATTTAAGATTTCCCCAAGAGGCTACAGAGCATATTCAAAATCAGGCTGCGAAGGGACTACAACCTCCCTCCCTCCTGCTGTTGGCTGAACAGAAAAAGTTTTTACAAATGGACTTACAGCCAGATGATTACAAGAGTTTATCGACCAAGGGTGCTTATAACTTGGTTAGAATTCCTTTTAAGAAAAAGAAAAATGAAAAAATAGATATATCGTAATTGGGAATTGGGCATTGGGCATTGGGCATTGGGAATTGGGCATTGGGCATTGGGCATTGGGTATGTTTATTCTCCTCATCTTCCCCATTCCCCATTCCCCATTCCCCATTCCCCATTCCCCATTCCCATTAACATTTGCCGTTGTAACCATTGACAGCTAAAGTCTGATTGATCTGATTTAATAGGTCTTCCATTGAGATTGATCGCGGTAATATTTGGGTAGCGATCGCACCAACAACAGTTTCTATAGATTCCAAACCATTCTTCTTCTGCTTGTCAATAGCCTTATAAGCTACCCCAGGCTGTAAACTTGTTTCTGGGCTATTTAATCGCTGATTAAGTACCAAAATTGGTGGTAACTTTAAAGGCGAATCTCCCAATGTTTTCAGTGCTTTGAGCACGTCTTTGTGGATAGTGGATTCTCCTAAGCAAATTAGCAGTAAGTCAACGCTTTGGTGGCGAATTTGTTGTAACACTTCTGCCCAACAGGGACTCATCGCCGCTTTAAAGCCTGCTGTTTGGAGGTACTGAATTAAAGCTTGGAACCATTCAGACCCCCGTTCCGCAGTTTCACTACTAATTGAGCAATTTTTTTCTGTCCGATAACCCTTCGCTGGCTTACGTCTTACCTGTGGAAAGTCACGTAGCATTGTCAAATCCACTACCAATATGTTAGGAGGGCAGCAAATACCAGAAGCAATTTGCAGTACTGATAGTAAGGCATCGGTTTTCTCAGTGCGACTGCTGTTGTCTTTGGTAAATGGTGTTAAGTAAGGAAATACAGATAGCCCTGGGATTTTAGAAGCGATTAAGGTAGTTGCAACATCGCAAGTAACCAGTGGTATAGCCGCCAAACGCGAGTGCTGAATTAGTTGTTGCAGATAAATTTGGGCGGTGGTACTTTCGACATCTAGCAAAATTACATCAAATTGCCATACCCGCGCCAAAAGTTCTGCCTGATCTAGGTCATCTACTTCAATCACCCGGTGTTCTCGAAGTGAGGGGTGGGGATTGACTGATTCCAACTGGGGATTCACCAACCTGAGAATTCGCAGTGGGGTTTTAGTTGGGATACTTGCACTGTTGTTTAACCCTTGCTGTGGAACTGCTTGTACAGTACATAATTTTTCTAGCACTGGTGTCAAAACCTGATGCTCTACTGGCAAGCTTAAGAAACCATCGGCTCGATTAGCAAATGCTTGCTCCTTTTCGGCTCCCGTCGCGGTCACAATTACAGATATATGACGGGTTGCAGTGTCAGATTTCAGTAAAGTCAGCACATCCCAGCCTGATAGCAGGGGTAGCAACGGATTCAAAAATATCGCTATTGGTTGCAAGCGCCGGGCTTTTTCGACTGCTTCTGTCCCCGATCGCGCAATCACTACCCGATATCCTAAACCTTTGAGTTGTTCGGTCAAGTCTTCAATATATCGGGCTACTGCCTCGACTACCAAGACTAACCGTTGGGAACTAGCGGGATGATGCTGTGTGGACGTACTAACTTGCTGACGAGCTGGTGCGGGGATTTCTCGTATCTGTTGATATCGTGTTTCTTCCTCTTCTCCGATTCCCATATCTGGTTCAGAAAAGCCTGTTTTTGGGGGACTGGGTGGCAGAAGTAGTGTAAACTGGCTACCTTTTCCTTCACGCGACAAGAAACTGACATCTCCTCCGTGGAGACGAGCCAAGGCGCGAGTTAATACCAGCCCCAAACCAGTGCCTTCAAATTGGCGGGTGAGGGGATTTTCTAGTTGTTGGAATTTTTGAAAGATTAAGTGTTGCTGGTGTTCAGGAATGCCAATGCCTGTATCCCAAACTGTAAAGGCAATCCA encodes:
- a CDS encoding ArnT family glycosyltransferase translates to MRMKLSVNRTVDQWFNKIGKNPALGLTVSILWLMVVGWIAFGWNLGNIGLIDETEPLFAEASRQMFVTGDWITPFFNGDTRFDKPALIYWCQAIAYYIIGVNEWAVRLPSAIAAFGLVCLAFYTVHWYLGKQDELEQVSRPTRRYSTSFMAAALMALNGETIIWARIGVSDMLLTGCMASALLCFFLGYAGKGGSREQGAGGAGGREQGEREKSFPLFPPHPAPLPLFNAQSPMPHALFPNKWYLAFYVLIAGAILTKGPVGIVLPGLIIVAFLLYVGKFLEVLREMRVLVGILIILGLSVPWYALVIWRNGWNFINAFFGYHNLERFTEVVNGHSAPWYFYFLVVLLGFAPYSVYLPASIVRLKFWQRSHWSSQERFQQFGLFAWFWFAGIFGFFSIAVTKLPSYVLPLMPAAAILVALLWSDLFQDKDTRQTISVSSSPTPPISLSFLRVSGWVNVIFLSVLSTALFNITQILGSDPAITNFHELIKQSGLPVIAGVIWLVCAVVVAGLLLSRRWNYIIGINLLGFVAFLIFVLTPASFFIDRERQLPLRELSAVILEAKQPNEELIMLGFKKPSVVFYSNIHINYLRFPQEATEHIQNQAAKGLQPPSLLLLAEQKKFLQMDLQPDDYKSLSTKGAYNLVRIPFKKKKNEKIDIS
- a CDS encoding ATP-binding protein, whose protein sequence is MSLLRGYDFRRKHHQNLADGNAGGFHRKNDPQSPMLMLDYPLYDFQATVPSCPQTSSLAVVLEIFEQEQCDRLVVVNQQQCPIGLLYSARLIPKLLTHRDDKNLNLNQSLSTWGQGLIEPIQTISASERVEQLSLHLCDPQTEKHQNLDWALIDSEGRYLGLLDSSRLLRSLAQERMAGLRSSAVQRSSYDAGKQTPNEPKSLGHQPLVQLLERLPWPLMLQTGNGEVIARNPAWWQQLGTLKDPEGVRQQVEAILVPNSSEKSEYVTQRAVKVHPNGRENEYGDEQELIQQDASPDAVYSRCYLDSQVGTCTCVVEVQNGQERIWQFAKIPLDSPEFKVMSAESEVALSTDLWLVLATDVTEQQQLCKELAAKNADLIQLNRLKDEFLACISHELKTPLTAVLGLSRLLVDQQLGELNERQARYAGLIHQSGRHLMSVVNDILDLTRMETGQMDLTLTPVKIRAVCDRALSEAKAIHTQTTKTTSQTQENARSSAPQFCLSIELGLDQMVADELRLRQMLVHLLSNAFKFTEISGEIGLRVSRWEGWIAFTVWDTGIGIPEHQQHLIFQKFQQLENPLTRQFEGTGLGLVLTRALARLHGGDVSFLSREGKGSQFTLLLPPSPPKTGFSEPDMGIGEEEETRYQQIREIPAPARQQVSTSTQHHPASSQRLVLVVEAVARYIEDLTEQLKGLGYRVVIARSGTEAVEKARRLQPIAIFLNPLLPLLSGWDVLTLLKSDTATRHISVIVTATGAEKEQAFANRADGFLSLPVEHQVLTPVLEKLCTVQAVPQQGLNNSASIPTKTPLRILRLVNPQLESVNPHPSLREHRVIEVDDLDQAELLARVWQFDVILLDVESTTAQIYLQQLIQHSRLAAIPLVTCDVATTLIASKIPGLSVFPYLTPFTKDNSSRTEKTDALLSVLQIASGICCPPNILVVDLTMLRDFPQVRRKPAKGYRTEKNCSISSETAERGSEWFQALIQYLQTAGFKAAMSPCWAEVLQQIRHQSVDLLLICLGESTIHKDVLKALKTLGDSPLKLPPILVLNQRLNSPETSLQPGVAYKAIDKQKKNGLESIETVVGAIATQILPRSISMEDLLNQINQTLAVNGYNGKC